A window from Fragaria vesca subsp. vesca linkage group LG5, FraVesHawaii_1.0, whole genome shotgun sequence encodes these proteins:
- the LOC101314286 gene encoding disease resistance protein RPM1-like has translation MSSESAVSFLLNKIYPFFANGVQIWRGVREELIYLKGELERMRALLKNADAIEESDEELKVWVKQIRDVAHDAEDVIDEFTLLQTYHNHGHSLYCALDLLSCCVKNLKAHYRVAKELQTINIRIKEIFLVHKRLLPKLNSAANGSIFTNSGRSTWHDRREDALLLDNTDVVGIDEPKDLLVSWLVNGDSGREVVSVTGMGGMGKTTLVKKVYDDVEVKKRFKPRAWITVSQSFEAQDLLKDIIRKLYSEIGRQVPEGVDGMSSHKLKVRIKNLLQKRRYLIVLDDVWRINEWETVKYAFPNGKLGSRVMITTRNSDVASTSCSESGGHVHEVRPLPEKESWSLFSRKAFQRKSCPSYLESFCEDILKKCEGLPLAIVAISGVLATKDERRIDEWDAICRSLGAEIHGNDKLEDLKKVLSLSFNDLPYNLKACFLCLSVFPEGHLIKSMKIIRLWIAERFVEAIEGRTLEEVAEDYLKELLNRNLMLVGSTTSDGRVKTYRVHGLLREIIVSKSRDQNFAAIVKEHNTIWPDRVRRLSIQNVLQTVQQSRSFPQLRSLFMFGAVSRSSMRKYLSNGFRLLKVLDIEAAPIKTFPREIMDLFYLSYLSLRKTQVKVIPRSIGNLQNLETLDLKHTYVSELPVEILKLQKLRHLLVYHLKIESYAHFYSKFGFEVLSSIGDLQSLQKLCFIEANQGCGMTIRDLAKLKQLRRLGIIKLRKEDGLALCLSLESLTKLRSFSVNSAGENEIIDLQHLSSPPQFLERLYLTGRLEELPSWIPSLHSLVKLFLKWSQLKDDPMVLLQDLPNLVHLELLQTCDNDILSFKGGGFKKLQVLGLDKFDKLSCVKVEKGAMPCLERLTIQRCKLLKRVPSGVQNLAKLKSLQFFDMPYELISKLLPDGEGEDYEDVAHIPEVYSAYWRDGGWDVYPIDSFKEIKNSPSSAGTVRRSHELRPLWKV, from the exons ATGTCATCAGAAAGTGCAGTTAGTTTTCTACTCAACAAGATTTATCCTTTTTTCGCAAATGGAGTTCAAATCTGGAGAGGGGTTAGAGAAGAACTTATTTACTTAAAAGGGGAATTGGAGCGCATGAGAGCCCTACTGAAGAATGCAGACGCAATTGAAGAAAGTGATGAAGAACTCAAAGTATGGGTTAAGCAGATACGAGATGTTGCTCATGATGCAGAAGATGTTATAGATGAATTCACACTCCTCCAAACATATCACAATCATGGGCACTCACTATATTGCGCTTTAGACTTGCTTTCTTGCTGTGTTAAGAACCTGAAAGCTCATTATCGGGTTGCTAAGGAGTTACAGACCATCAACATCCGAATCAAAGAGATCTTTCTAGTGCATAAAAGACTTCTCCCAAAACTCAATTCTGCTGCAAATGGCTCCATCTTTACCAATTCAG GTAGAAGCACATGGCATGATCGGCGAGAGGATGCTCTACTTTTAGACAATACCGATGTTGTGGGCATAGACGAGCCTAAAGACCTACTGGTCAGCTGGCTGGTCAACGGTGACTCTGGACGTGAAGTAGTTTCAGTGACCGGAATGGGTGGTATGGGGAAAACTACCTTGGTGAAGAAAGTCTACGATGATGTAGAAGTGAAGAAACGTTTCAAACCCCGTGCCTGGATCACAGTTTCTCAGTCTTTTGAAGCACAGGATCTCCTTAAAGACATCATTCGAAAACTCTATTCAGAAATTGGGAGGCAAGTTCCAGAAGGGGTAGATGGCATGAGTAGCCATAAACTGAAGGTGAGAATAAAGAACTTGCTGCAAAAAAGGAGGTATCTGATTGTTCTTGATGATGTATGGCGCATCAATGAATGGGAGACTGTCAAATATGCTTTTCCTAACGGAAAGCTTGGCAGCAGAGTCATGATCACCACACGTAACTCTGATGTGGCATCCACCTCTTGCTCAGAATCCGGAGGTCATGTCCATGAGGTGAGACCCTTGCCTGAAAAGGAGTCTTGGAGTCTGTTCAGTAGGAAGGCGTTTCAGAGGAAGTCATGCCCTTCTTATTTGGAATCATTCTGTGAAGATATTCTGAAAAAGTGTGAGGGTTTGCCCCTTGCAATCGTGGCAATAAGTGGTGTTTTGGCTACAAAAGACGAGCGCAGAATAGATGAGTGGGATGCTATTTGCCGTAGTCTGGGAGCTGAAATCCATGGCAATGATAAACTTGAGGATTTGAAGAAAGTCCTTTCTCTCAGTTTTAATGATCTGCCCTATAATCTGAAGGCATGCTTTTTGTGCTTGAGCGTCTTTCCGGAGGGCCATCTGATTAAGAGTATGAAAATCATTCGCTTATGGATAGCAGAAAGATTTGTTGAAGCTATAGAAGGTAGAACACTGGAGGAAGTAGCTGAGGACTACCTCAAGGAGCTCTTGAACAGAAATTTGATGCTAGTAGGAAGCACAACAAGTGATGGGAGGGTCAAAACTTATCGCGTTCATGGCCTTTTGCGAGAGATTATTGTCTCAAAATCAAGGGATCAAAACTTTGCAGCCATAGTGAAGGAGCACAACACAATCTGGCCTGATAGAGTTCGACGCCTGTCAATACAAAATGTATTGCAAACTGTACAACAAAGCAGGTCATTTCCTCAACTTCGTTCCTTGTTTATGTTTGGGGCCGTTTCAAGGTCATCAATGCGCAAATATCTTTCCAATGGCTTTAGGTTGCTTAAGGTGTTAGATATTGAAGCTGCACCGATAAAGACATTTCCAAGAGAGATCATGGATCTCTTTTATTTGAGTTATCTAAGCTTGAGGAAGACTCAGGTGAAAGTCATTCCCAGAAGCATAGGGAATCTGCAGAACCTGGAGACATTGGATCTTAAACATACTTATGTCTCTGAGTTGCCTGTTGAGATACTAAAGCTCCAAAAACTTCGCCACCTCCTGGTTTATCATCTTAAGATTGAATCTTATGCACACTTCTATTCCAAGTTTGGCTTTGAGGTCCTCTCAAGTATAGGAGATTTGCAGTCCCTGCAAAAGCTCTGTTTTATTGAGGCAAATCAAGGTTGTGGAATGACAATCAGGGACTTAGCTAAGCTCAAGCAACTTAGGAGGTTGGGAATCATAAAATTGAGAAAAGAAGATGGATTGGCTTTGTGCTTGTCGCTTGAAAGTTTGACCAAGCTGCGTTCATTTTCTGTAAATTCTGCGGGAGAGAATGAGATAATTGATCTCCAACACCTGTCTTCCCCTCCTCAGTTTCTTGAACGACTATACCTGACAGGTCGTTTGGAAGAGTTACCAAGTTGGATACCTTCACTACATAGCTTGGTGAAGTTATTTTTGAAGTGGAGTCAGTTAAAGGATGACCCCATGGTCCTTCTTCAAGATTTGCCCAATCTTGTTCATCTTGAATTGCTTCAGACTTGTGATAATGACATATTGTCATTTAAGGGTGGAGGATTTAAAAAGCTTCAGGTTTTGGGTCTTGACAAATTTGACAAGCTCAGTTGCGTGAAGGTGGAGAAGGGAGCAATGCCATGCCTTGAAAGGCTGACAATCCAACGATGCAAGTTGTTGAAGAGGGTACCATCAGGAGTTCAAAACCTTGCCAAACTGAAATCACTTCAGTTCTTTGACATGCCATATGAATTAATCTCAAAACTGCTGCCAGATGGAGAAGGTGAGGATTATGAAGATGTTGCACATATCCCGGAAGTTTATTCAGCCTACTGGAGAGATGGTGGTTGGGATGTCTACCCAATAGACAGTTTCAAGGAGATAAAAAATAGTCCCTCATCAGCTGGTACTGTTAGGAGAAGCCATGAACTTCGTCCTCTTTGGAAGGTATAG